In the genome of Candidatus Liberimonas magnetica, one region contains:
- a CDS encoding DUF4416 family protein, with product MGRITTYKPVKLFIGMISRSKDLIEKTEPFLISNWGTMDIKSPVVPFDFTDYYAKEMGTGLLRQWVGFEKLIEQEELSNVKTETNNIENNFLNSSNRQINLDPGYLALSKIVLASTKDYSHRIYLKNGIHAEITMIYQNKQFTHLPWTYPDYKSAAAAKFFVDLRQIYTGQM from the coding sequence ATGGGCAGGATAACAACTTATAAACCTGTAAAGTTATTTATCGGGATGATCTCAAGGTCAAAAGACCTTATTGAAAAAACTGAACCGTTTTTAATATCTAACTGGGGTACAATGGATATTAAAAGCCCCGTTGTACCGTTTGATTTTACTGATTATTATGCAAAAGAAATGGGCACCGGCCTCCTCCGGCAATGGGTAGGTTTTGAAAAGCTTATTGAGCAGGAAGAGCTCTCAAATGTAAAAACAGAAACAAACAATATAGAAAATAACTTTTTAAACAGCTCAAACAGGCAGATCAACCTTGACCCGGGATACCTTGCTTTGTCAAAGATAGTGCTTGCTTCAACCAAAGATTATAGCCACAGGATATACTTAAAAAATGGGATTCATGCTGAAATTACAATGATTTATCAAAACAAACAGTTTACCCACCTCCCCTGGACATACCCGGACTATAAGTCAGCCGCGGCAGCCAAATTCTTTGTGGATTTACGCCAGATCTATACCGGTCAAATGTAA
- a CDS encoding hydrogenase 3 maturation endopeptidase HyCI, giving the protein MKIAMNLSKILKTRFFGAEKIAVLAIGSELRADDASGMLVGQELGSKLRRSKKLSRHVKIFLGNTAPENLTGEIKSYKPSHLVLIDSCELGKKPGTIGLIDPDMAAGISFSTHQLPLKILVDYMKRSLNCKAFILGVQPKVLKYGHKPSKEVLKTSKELAAVLFKSIQSVL; this is encoded by the coding sequence ATGAAAATAGCTATGAACCTAAGCAAGATACTTAAAACCAGGTTTTTTGGCGCCGAAAAAATCGCCGTCCTGGCCATAGGTTCAGAGCTGCGTGCCGACGATGCCTCAGGCATGCTTGTCGGACAGGAACTGGGCAGTAAATTAAGAAGGTCAAAAAAACTCTCAAGGCATGTAAAAATATTTTTGGGGAACACTGCCCCTGAGAACCTTACCGGAGAAATAAAAAGCTATAAGCCTTCGCACCTGGTGCTTATAGATTCCTGCGAGCTCGGGAAAAAACCCGGGACAATAGGCCTGATCGATCCGGATATGGCCGCAGGCATATCTTTTTCAACCCATCAGCTTCCTTTAAAAATATTAGTCGATTATATGAAGAGGTCTTTAAATTGTAAGGCTTTTATCCTCGGCGTACAGCCTAAAGTTTTAAAATACGGGCATAAGCCTTCAAAAGAAGTATTAAAAACCTCTAAAGAGCTTGCAGCAGTACTCTTTAAATCCATACAGAGTGTTTTATGA
- a CDS encoding 4Fe-4S binding protein gives MIRPGRMFLKVICSFFKKPATSMYPFIKIEKPAKFRGKLKFYQERCIGCKLCMKDCPSNAITIVNVGQPAAQNAAGAEPQKPAEKKFEAIVDLDKCLYCAQCVDSCMKKALEATREFELASLDHKKLKVKI, from the coding sequence ATGATACGCCCGGGCAGGATGTTCCTTAAAGTCATATGTTCTTTTTTCAAAAAGCCGGCTACTTCCATGTACCCTTTTATAAAAATTGAAAAACCGGCCAAATTCAGGGGAAAACTTAAATTTTACCAGGAAAGGTGTATCGGCTGTAAATTATGCATGAAGGACTGCCCAAGCAATGCCATCACGATCGTAAACGTCGGACAGCCCGCGGCTCAAAATGCGGCAGGGGCAGAACCTCAAAAACCGGCAGAAAAAAAATTTGAAGCTATAGTTGATCTTGATAAATGCCTTTATTGCGCCCAATGCGTTGATTCCTGCATGAAAAAAGCCCTCGAGGCAACAAGAGAGTTCGAGCTTGCTTCCTTAGACCACAAGAAACTTAAAGTAAAAATATGA
- a CDS encoding NADH-quinone oxidoreductase subunit H yields MINQLFEIFIFPGFLFLGTISFIAEYLDRKFYARLQNRVGPPWFQPVADFIKLLAKEEIIPADAEPKIIKILPVVSLSSVITAFLYIPLWHTKALFAFNCDIIVIIYLLTIPTLTFFLAGWYSTSIYSMLGAVRTLTQLFAYEVLLFLSILSPALLADTWTLSAVTEFYSKNPLLCLLNIPAFIIAVISAQGKLEKVPFDIPEAETEIVAGTFTEYGGRLLALFRMTISSELIVISALLAAVFFPFGLGFNPVIGFLIFLFKMLIMIAILAIFRTIVARLRIDQMVELCWKVLAPLAILQLFLNLIIKEVFLK; encoded by the coding sequence ATGATTAATCAATTATTTGAGATTTTTATATTTCCGGGGTTTCTTTTCCTGGGCACTATAAGCTTTATCGCAGAATACCTGGACAGGAAGTTCTACGCGAGGTTACAAAACAGGGTAGGGCCTCCCTGGTTCCAGCCTGTTGCTGATTTCATAAAGCTCCTTGCCAAAGAAGAGATAATCCCGGCTGATGCCGAACCGAAAATAATCAAGATTTTGCCGGTCGTTTCTTTGAGCTCTGTAATCACGGCTTTTCTTTACATACCTTTATGGCATACAAAGGCATTATTTGCTTTTAACTGCGATATTATTGTAATAATCTATCTGCTCACTATCCCGACCCTTACTTTTTTCCTTGCCGGCTGGTATTCAACTTCCATATACTCTATGCTCGGCGCCGTGCGCACCCTAACTCAATTGTTTGCCTATGAAGTGCTCTTGTTCTTAAGTATCTTAAGCCCTGCTCTTTTAGCGGATACCTGGACTTTAAGCGCTGTAACGGAATTTTATTCTAAAAACCCGTTGTTATGCCTTTTAAATATCCCTGCTTTTATTATTGCAGTGATATCGGCTCAGGGCAAGCTTGAAAAAGTGCCTTTTGACATACCCGAAGCAGAGACTGAAATAGTAGCGGGAACGTTCACGGAATACGGCGGGAGGCTGCTTGCACTGTTTAGAATGACTATAAGTTCCGAGTTAATAGTCATATCAGCATTACTTGCCGCAGTATTTTTCCCGTTCGGATTAGGCTTTAATCCTGTTATCGGTTTTTTGATATTTTTATTTAAAATGCTTATTATGATAGCGATACTTGCGATATTCCGTACAATCGTTGCGCGTTTGAGGATAGACCAGATGGTGGAACTTTGCTGGAAAGTCCTTGCACCGCTTGCGATCCTTCAGCTATTCTTGAATTTGATAATAAAAGAGGTCTTTTTAAAATGA
- a CDS encoding nickel-dependent hydrogenase large subunit — MAKVTIPIGPQHPALKEPASFNITLDGEKIVHMTLKLGYNHRGIEKAAESRTYIQNIYLLERVCGICSHSHSSCYVQCVEDIAALEVPKRALYIRSLVGELERLHSHLLWLGVAGHEVGFDTLLMYTWRDREIVMDLLSMLTGNRVNYGINTIGGVRRDITKDQIKDILVAVDKLEEETKYYAQVATQEVTLAKRLSRVGKLSHEDAVKLGAVGPTARASNVDRDIRRDDPYAAYGEISFKVITDNHNDVYGRTLVRIGELLESYNMIRQIVKNIPDGPITVKAPRRIPVGEAVSRCEAPRGEDMHYIKSNGSDKPERVKVRAPTLANVQAVAKMLENGYLADVPIVIAAIDPCFSCTDRTTIAVKDGKKTRGLIEWKDLRKYSIEWYKKNEGIDLSKIKLQNEK, encoded by the coding sequence ATGGCTAAAGTAACTATTCCAATAGGGCCGCAGCACCCGGCTTTAAAAGAGCCGGCAAGTTTTAATATTACGCTAGACGGCGAAAAGATAGTCCACATGACCCTGAAATTGGGGTACAACCACCGCGGCATAGAAAAGGCTGCGGAGTCCCGGACTTATATACAGAACATTTATCTCTTAGAAAGAGTCTGCGGTATTTGTTCTCATTCACATTCCAGCTGTTATGTGCAATGTGTCGAAGACATAGCTGCGTTAGAAGTGCCCAAACGGGCTCTTTATATACGCTCTCTCGTAGGAGAGCTTGAAAGGCTTCACAGCCATCTTTTGTGGCTTGGCGTAGCGGGCCACGAGGTCGGGTTCGATACTCTTTTGATGTACACCTGGCGCGACAGGGAAATAGTGATGGACCTCTTAAGCATGCTTACCGGGAACCGCGTGAATTATGGCATAAACACTATAGGCGGAGTAAGAAGGGATATAACAAAAGACCAGATAAAAGATATCCTTGTAGCCGTGGATAAACTTGAAGAGGAAACAAAGTATTATGCGCAGGTCGCTACCCAGGAAGTAACCCTTGCAAAAAGGCTTTCAAGGGTAGGAAAACTTTCCCATGAAGACGCAGTTAAACTCGGCGCTGTAGGCCCTACAGCCAGGGCTTCAAATGTTGACAGGGACATTCGCCGCGATGACCCGTACGCCGCATACGGTGAAATATCATTTAAGGTAATAACAGACAATCATAACGATGTTTACGGCAGGACTTTAGTAAGGATAGGCGAACTTCTGGAATCGTACAATATGATCCGGCAGATAGTAAAGAATATTCCTGACGGGCCTATTACGGTTAAAGCTCCCAGAAGGATACCTGTTGGTGAGGCTGTTTCAAGGTGCGAAGCGCCAAGAGGAGAAGATATGCATTACATAAAATCAAACGGCAGCGATAAACCCGAAAGGGTCAAAGTCCGCGCTCCTACTCTTGCAAACGTACAGGCCGTAGCAAAGATGCTTGAAAACGGGTACCTGGCAGACGTACCTATAGTTATAGCAGCCATTGACCCGTGTTTTTCATGCACTGACAGGACAACGATAGCTGTAAAAGACGGTAAAAAAACCAGGGGACTCATCGAATGGAAAGACTTAAGAAAATACAGTATCGAATGGTACAAAAAAAATGAAGGGATAGACTTATCAAAAATAAAATTGCAAAATGAAAAATGA
- a CDS encoding NADH-quinone oxidoreductase subunit C, with translation MSKEQDIQKQFMNKFDFLEGKFKIVKNKRIFLDVPIDKFWKVMGYAVKIDQFPLLCTITGLDQGDTIGLVYHLAANDGMMLNIETSIPKNNPVIRTITDIYPSATLYERELEDLLGVKVEGLPAGRRYPLPDDWPIGDHPLLKDWKPKN, from the coding sequence ATGTCCAAAGAACAAGATATACAAAAACAATTCATGAATAAATTTGATTTTCTTGAAGGCAAATTTAAAATCGTGAAAAATAAGCGTATATTCCTGGATGTGCCCATAGATAAGTTCTGGAAAGTTATGGGGTATGCGGTGAAGATAGACCAATTTCCCCTTCTTTGCACGATAACAGGCCTTGACCAGGGCGATACCATAGGCTTGGTTTATCATTTGGCGGCTAACGACGGCATGATGCTGAACATTGAAACCAGCATACCAAAAAATAATCCTGTTATAAGGACAATTACCGATATCTATCCGAGCGCAACGCTTTATGAAAGAGAGCTTGAAGACCTGCTCGGAGTAAAAGTTGAGGGGCTGCCTGCAGGAAGAAGATACCCTCTGCCCGATGATTGGCCCATAGGCGACCATCCGTTATTAAAAGACTGGAAACCGAAGAACTAA
- a CDS encoding NADH-quinone oxidoreductase subunit B family protein — protein MGLVKKIVTWARIKSPWIIHFNTGACNACDIEIVAALTPVFDVERFGIQIKGTPRHADVLVCSGPVTRQIKNRLKRIYEQMPEPKFVVAVGTCSCSGGVFEGCYNILGGIDTEIPVSVYIPGCPASPEAIIDGVVKLLASLDEKKPEPQDVLVQTMEK, from the coding sequence ATGGGTTTAGTAAAGAAAATCGTTACCTGGGCAAGAATAAAATCTCCCTGGATTATACATTTTAACACCGGGGCCTGCAATGCCTGCGATATAGAGATAGTTGCTGCTTTAACGCCTGTATTTGATGTTGAGCGTTTCGGTATACAGATCAAGGGTACGCCGAGGCATGCGGATGTGCTTGTGTGTTCAGGCCCGGTCACAAGGCAGATAAAGAACAGGCTTAAAAGGATCTATGAACAGATGCCTGAACCGAAGTTCGTGGTCGCCGTAGGAACGTGTTCATGTTCGGGCGGGGTTTTTGAAGGCTGTTACAATATCCTCGGCGGCATAGATACCGAGATTCCGGTCTCTGTCTATATACCGGGATGCCCGGCAAGCCCGGAAGCTATAATTGACGGCGTTGTAAAACTTCTTGCAAGCCTTGATGAAAAAAAGCCTGAGCCGCAAGATGTGCTTGTCCAAACTATGGAGAAATAA
- the ndhC gene encoding NADH-quinone oxidoreductase subunit A, which yields MIDKLLFIPPLAFILILTVSFILSAISSKLAFKTKDQSDEKKSCYACGEDIPKHRMQPEYTQFFHFAFFFTVMHVFVLIIACVPKLSIGFGNIALFFLVALSGLLILFRD from the coding sequence ATGATAGATAAACTTCTTTTTATACCGCCGCTCGCTTTTATTTTAATATTAACCGTCAGCTTTATTCTGTCCGCTATATCTTCAAAACTGGCGTTTAAGACAAAAGACCAAAGCGACGAAAAAAAGTCCTGTTATGCGTGCGGCGAAGATATCCCGAAACACAGGATGCAGCCTGAATATACGCAGTTCTTTCATTTTGCGTTCTTTTTTACCGTTATGCACGTGTTCGTCTTAATAATAGCCTGCGTACCGAAGCTTTCTATCGGGTTCGGGAACATAGCGCTGTTTTTTTTGGTGGCTTTAAGCGGGCTTTTAATATTGTTTAGGGACTAG
- a CDS encoding NADH-quinone oxidoreductase subunit K: MAIDNAALMKLILIFVPLLFIIGFFCIIITHNMIRALIGLEILTKAVTLLLVFAGYITGNMPFAQPLVITLIIIEVVIIAVTAGVILNVFKHNKSLDVRNLRTLKG; encoded by the coding sequence ATGGCAATTGATAATGCGGCACTTATGAAACTTATATTGATCTTTGTCCCGCTTCTTTTTATCATAGGGTTTTTTTGTATCATAATAACCCATAACATGATTCGTGCGCTTATCGGGCTTGAGATACTTACAAAAGCCGTTACCCTGCTCCTTGTTTTTGCCGGGTATATCACTGGGAACATGCCGTTCGCCCAGCCGCTGGTTATTACTCTTATTATTATAGAAGTCGTTATAATAGCTGTTACCGCAGGCGTTATATTAAATGTTTTCAAGCATAACAAATCCCTTGATGTAAGGAACTTAAGGACCCTAAAAGGTTAA
- a CDS encoding NADH-quinone oxidoreductase subunit L produces MPVSFLLVLVPLLCVIFANMPLGKAVKKLLFYFVLLFSLAQVYLVVCYKDLLTNGTIYSLTPVFKVSLAIDSLSLLLLLTIPIITVCALFIGWFTIKDEVQKYDFTSMLLMSLTGMNGLVMVNDIFSMYVFLEIVAISSFILIAFYTDIGSLEGAFKYIILSAVATILMLTAIAVFFTAAGDTSFVSISNAIKGSGRNTFLIAAMSIFVGGLLIKGGIAPFHGWVADAYSSAPAAVSVLLAGIITKVAGIYTLIRIVTTVFGFTPQLEMILLFFGAFSIILGALIAMVQKDMKRMLAYSSISQMGYIVLSLGTGTALGIAGAVFHLFNHAIFKAGLFANSAAVEEAAGTRDMDKLGGLSSKMPVTGFTSLVSSLSTAGIPPLSGFWSKLVIIIALWSSGHFVYAIIAVLASLLTLAYFLSMQRRVFFGKLKEEYKDIKEARFGVIFPAIMLSLITIGVGIFFFYVLDTFMLPVKSILG; encoded by the coding sequence ATGCCCGTATCGTTCTTACTTGTACTTGTTCCCTTATTATGCGTTATTTTTGCTAATATGCCTCTTGGCAAGGCGGTAAAAAAGTTATTGTTTTATTTTGTTCTGCTTTTTTCGCTTGCACAAGTCTATCTTGTGGTTTGTTACAAAGACCTGCTGACAAACGGAACAATATACAGCCTTACCCCTGTTTTTAAGGTCAGCCTGGCCATAGATAGTTTGAGCCTCCTTCTTCTTCTTACTATACCGATAATAACTGTCTGTGCGCTTTTTATCGGCTGGTTCACTATAAAAGATGAGGTGCAGAAATACGATTTTACAAGTATGCTGCTTATGTCCCTAACGGGAATGAACGGGCTTGTCATGGTAAACGATATATTTTCTATGTATGTCTTCCTTGAGATAGTAGCTATTTCTTCGTTCATTTTAATAGCTTTTTACACGGATATAGGATCGCTTGAAGGAGCTTTTAAATATATCATACTATCAGCTGTAGCTACCATACTCATGCTTACAGCCATAGCTGTTTTTTTCACGGCAGCGGGCGACACTTCTTTTGTTTCTATATCAAATGCGATTAAAGGGTCCGGAAGAAATACCTTCTTAATAGCTGCCATGTCTATTTTTGTAGGCGGGCTTCTGATAAAAGGAGGAATTGCCCCGTTCCACGGCTGGGTAGCCGACGCTTACTCAAGCGCACCGGCCGCTGTATCCGTGCTTCTTGCAGGTATCATTACTAAAGTCGCCGGGATATATACATTGATAAGAATAGTGACCACCGTATTCGGGTTTACTCCCCAGCTTGAAATGATACTACTGTTCTTTGGCGCTTTCTCGATAATACTGGGCGCGCTCATAGCCATGGTCCAAAAAGACATGAAAAGAATGCTTGCTTATTCCAGTATAAGCCAGATGGGATATATAGTTTTAAGCCTTGGTACGGGAACGGCTCTCGGCATAGCAGGCGCGGTATTCCACTTGTTCAACCACGCCATATTTAAAGCCGGGCTTTTTGCAAACTCGGCAGCTGTAGAAGAAGCTGCCGGGACAAGGGATATGGACAAGCTCGGGGGCCTTTCATCAAAGATGCCTGTTACTGGTTTTACTTCTCTTGTTTCTTCGCTTTCAACAGCAGGTATTCCGCCGCTGTCCGGGTTTTGGAGCAAGCTTGTCATAATCATCGCTCTCTGGTCAAGCGGCCACTTTGTTTATGCTATAATTGCCGTGCTTGCAAGTTTATTAACACTTGCATATTTTCTTTCGATGCAAAGGCGGGTATTTTTCGGTAAATTAAAAGAAGAGTACAAAGATATAAAAGAAGCGCGCTTCGGGGTGATATTTCCTGCGATAATGCTTTCGCTTATAACTATAGGCGTCGGGATATTTTTTTTCTACGTGCTTGATACGTTCATGCTGCCGGTTAAAAGTATATTGGGATAG